One part of the Granulicella arctica genome encodes these proteins:
- a CDS encoding VOC family protein: MNEKSIDPGVQIGHVHLKVANLDRALAFYSGVLGFELVMRLGDSAAFISAGGYHHHIGLNTWESAGGPPPAPGTTGLYHLAILYPTRIALADALKRLVEAGIPLDGASDHGVSEALYLRDPDGNGVELYRDRPRDAWPKDATGAFAMYTRALDVRALLAEVQPG, encoded by the coding sequence ATGAATGAAAAGAGCATTGATCCCGGCGTACAGATTGGCCACGTCCACCTGAAGGTCGCGAACCTGGATCGAGCACTGGCGTTCTACAGCGGAGTGCTCGGCTTCGAGCTGGTGATGCGTCTCGGAGATAGCGCCGCGTTCATCTCGGCTGGCGGCTACCACCACCACATCGGCCTGAATACCTGGGAGAGCGCAGGCGGGCCGCCTCCGGCTCCAGGAACGACCGGGCTCTACCACCTCGCCATCCTCTACCCCACGCGAATCGCTCTGGCCGACGCCCTGAAGCGGCTGGTCGAGGCAGGCATTCCGCTCGACGGAGCATCCGACCACGGCGTCAGCGAAGCCCTCTACCTGCGCGATCCCGACGGTAACGGCGTCGAGCTCTACCGCGACCGCCCACGAGACGCATGGCCCAAAGACGCAACGGGAGCCTTCGCCATGTACACGCGAGCACTCGACGTCCGAGCCCTGCTTGCCGAAGTTCAGCCCGGTTAA
- a CDS encoding DUF6979 family protein, translating to MANRYGEAAILTARAEAEYKSSPGDRWSEVVQRLYPTSPTAQRKSAPRHAFLSLCEAGLVKGIPAGQYAPSNKDKGYALRAVSLLEAGTHKTVNSLWAEVTDGEDIPHVSQMDVVLALWKNNLIVRKS from the coding sequence ATGGCTAACCGATATGGAGAGGCTGCCATCCTGACCGCGCGCGCGGAGGCAGAGTACAAGAGCAGCCCCGGTGATCGCTGGAGCGAAGTTGTTCAGCGGTTGTATCCGACGAGTCCGACGGCTCAGCGGAAGAGCGCTCCACGACATGCGTTTCTCAGCCTCTGCGAGGCGGGACTGGTCAAGGGGATTCCTGCTGGGCAGTATGCGCCCTCCAATAAGGACAAGGGCTACGCGTTGCGAGCTGTCTCGCTGCTCGAGGCCGGTACCCACAAGACGGTCAACAGCCTTTGGGCTGAGGTGACGGATGGGGAAGATATTCCTCATGTGAGCCAGATGGACGTTGTTCTTGCTCTCTGGAAAAACAACTTGATTGTGCGAAAGAGTTAA
- a CDS encoding ROK family protein, translating to MKVLVIDIGGTNIKVASTDTRVPIKIPSGPTLTAKQMVDDVLAATKGWHYDCISIGYPGPVNHEAPKAEPHNLGGGWIDFDYEKALGKPYRFINDAAMQALGGYKGGRMLFLGTGTGLGAAMIFDGIVIPLELAHLPYKKGRTYEEYIGLAGLELRGKKRWRKSVLDIAERLRLAMVCDYVLLGGGNAKLMKELPEGIMLGANSNAIEGGLKVWKKPISDQFKIVKRVPRKGRKNG from the coding sequence ATGAAAGTTCTTGTTATCGACATCGGTGGCACCAATATCAAGGTCGCCTCTACAGACACGCGCGTCCCCATCAAGATTCCTTCCGGCCCGACGCTGACGGCCAAACAGATGGTTGACGATGTTCTTGCGGCCACGAAGGGCTGGCATTATGACTGCATCTCGATCGGCTATCCGGGGCCGGTCAACCATGAGGCTCCCAAGGCCGAGCCGCACAACCTAGGGGGAGGCTGGATCGACTTCGATTACGAGAAGGCGTTGGGCAAGCCGTACCGGTTTATCAACGATGCGGCGATGCAGGCGCTCGGCGGGTACAAGGGCGGGCGGATGCTCTTCCTTGGGACCGGTACAGGACTGGGTGCGGCGATGATCTTCGATGGAATCGTTATTCCTCTGGAGCTTGCGCATCTTCCCTATAAAAAAGGGCGCACCTACGAGGAGTATATCGGTTTGGCGGGGCTGGAGCTTCGCGGCAAAAAGCGTTGGCGCAAGTCTGTGCTGGATATCGCCGAGCGTCTTCGGCTGGCAATGGTTTGCGACTATGTGCTGCTTGGAGGAGGGAACGCCAAGCTGATGAAGGAGTTGCCAGAGGGGATCATGCTGGGGGCGAACAGCAACGCGATTGAGGGCGGTTTGAAGGTCTGGAAGAAGCCTATCTCGGATCAGTTCAAGATTGTGAAGCGGGTACCGCGGAAGGGGCGCAAGAATGGCTAA
- a CDS encoding aminotransferase class I/II-fold pyridoxal phosphate-dependent enzyme — MTPDIALSRRNFMRTLGVASFAAASFPALAATQQTPAASGPGAHRGMSDMGEMRQLPPDTVIISSNENPLGPAQSALSAICSTASLGGRYHSEETMKTVMAFNEIYGLKRGYSALFPGSGGPLDLALMSNIGPDKPLVYGDPSYEQGPRAAETMNAPKFPVKLTSTYAHDVKAMLAATPTAGAYYIVNPNNPTGTMTPREDILWLLKNKPKGSVVIVDEAYHHFSDHESVIDQVAADQDLIVMRTFSKIYGMAGLRAGFAVARPDLLMKFTSVAPPARTLASISITSAAGARASLQDKDLVPLRKKINADIRSETLEFLTKKGYKVLPGSQANFFMVDVNRPGHDFHDAMMKENVAIGRSWAAMPNYVRVTVGTKAEMQKFQTAFVKCMDTPPGTVNGAASLHLPQFHVPSELYRG, encoded by the coding sequence ATGACCCCCGATATCGCCCTATCCCGCCGAAACTTCATGCGCACCCTCGGAGTTGCCTCCTTCGCCGCAGCCTCGTTTCCAGCCCTCGCCGCAACCCAGCAAACCCCGGCAGCCAGTGGACCCGGTGCCCATCGCGGCATGTCCGACATGGGAGAGATGCGGCAGCTCCCACCGGATACGGTCATCATCAGCTCAAACGAAAACCCCCTTGGACCAGCCCAGTCCGCCCTGTCGGCGATCTGTAGCACAGCCTCTCTGGGAGGCCGGTACCACAGCGAAGAGACCATGAAGACCGTGATGGCCTTCAACGAGATCTACGGCCTCAAACGCGGCTACTCCGCACTGTTCCCCGGATCGGGCGGCCCACTCGACCTCGCATTGATGTCGAACATCGGCCCCGACAAACCGCTCGTCTACGGCGACCCAAGCTACGAGCAGGGACCACGCGCAGCCGAAACGATGAACGCCCCGAAGTTCCCCGTCAAACTGACCTCGACCTATGCGCACGATGTGAAAGCGATGCTCGCGGCAACTCCGACGGCAGGCGCGTACTACATCGTCAACCCGAACAACCCGACCGGCACCATGACGCCGCGCGAAGATATCCTCTGGCTGCTGAAGAACAAGCCCAAGGGCTCGGTCGTGATCGTAGATGAGGCCTACCACCACTTTTCGGACCATGAATCTGTCATCGACCAGGTCGCCGCCGATCAGGACTTGATCGTCATGCGAACCTTCTCGAAGATCTACGGCATGGCAGGTCTGCGCGCCGGTTTTGCAGTCGCCCGGCCTGACCTGTTGATGAAGTTCACCTCAGTTGCGCCTCCAGCGCGAACCCTGGCAAGCATCTCGATCACCAGCGCAGCCGGAGCACGCGCAAGCCTGCAAGACAAAGACCTCGTACCTCTGCGCAAAAAGATCAACGCGGATATCCGCTCAGAGACGCTGGAGTTCCTCACCAAGAAGGGCTACAAGGTCCTTCCCGGCTCGCAGGCAAACTTCTTCATGGTCGACGTCAACCGCCCCGGACATGACTTCCACGACGCCATGATGAAAGAGAACGTCGCCATCGGCCGCTCCTGGGCGGCAATGCCCAACTACGTCCGTGTCACCGTCGGCACCAAGGCCGAGATGCAGAAGTTTCAAACCGCCTTCGTCAAGTGCATGGATACGCCGCCCGGCACAGTCAACGGCGCTGCCTCCCTACACCTGCCGCAGTTCCACGTTCCAAGCGAACTCTATCGCGGATAA
- the dapA gene encoding 4-hydroxy-tetrahydrodipicolinate synthase has translation MDLMGCGTALVTPFRRDGGVDEPALHALVNWQIEQGIDFLVPCGTTGEASTLTEAEWLHVVESVVGSAAGRVPVIAGCTHNATHEAVARAKKLTGIWGLSGILTANPYYNRPGQEGQYRHFRAIAEAVELPVVLYNIPSRTGANLEPATVLRLAEIPNIIGIKESSGNLTQITELLTTAPRNFKVFAGDDGIALPVLSLGAAGLISVASNAIPHEMTAMVRSALENDWTTARRINRQFFRLMQAHFWEASPAPVKAVLSMLGKGEDVLRLPMIPVSGDTRRKLERLVGELGLLVGLPPTGEDLRMY, from the coding sequence ATGGATTTGATGGGATGTGGAACGGCGCTGGTCACCCCCTTTCGCAGGGACGGCGGCGTAGACGAACCTGCGCTGCACGCGCTGGTGAACTGGCAGATTGAGCAGGGGATCGACTTCCTCGTTCCCTGTGGAACAACAGGCGAAGCTTCAACCTTGACCGAAGCCGAGTGGCTTCACGTTGTCGAGAGCGTCGTAGGCTCCGCCGCCGGGCGCGTCCCCGTGATCGCGGGTTGCACCCACAACGCCACGCACGAGGCAGTCGCACGAGCAAAGAAACTTACCGGCATCTGGGGCCTCTCCGGAATCCTGACGGCAAACCCGTACTACAACCGTCCTGGACAAGAGGGCCAGTATCGCCACTTCCGAGCTATCGCCGAGGCGGTAGAACTCCCGGTGGTGCTCTACAACATCCCCTCCCGAACCGGCGCGAACCTCGAACCCGCAACCGTGCTGCGGCTGGCGGAGATTCCAAACATCATCGGCATCAAAGAGTCGAGCGGAAACCTCACCCAGATCACCGAGCTGCTCACCACCGCGCCCCGCAACTTCAAGGTCTTCGCCGGCGACGACGGAATCGCCCTGCCGGTCCTGTCCCTCGGGGCCGCCGGCCTAATCTCGGTCGCTTCAAACGCAATTCCGCACGAGATGACGGCAATGGTCCGATCGGCCCTCGAAAACGACTGGACGACCGCACGCCGGATCAACCGGCAGTTCTTCCGGCTCATGCAAGCCCACTTCTGGGAGGCGAGCCCCGCCCCGGTCAAGGCCGTACTGTCCATGCTCGGCAAGGGCGAGGACGTACTGCGTCTGCCCATGATCCCCGTCTCCGGCGACACACGCCGCAAGCTCGAGCGCCTCGTCGGCGAACTCGGCCTGCTGGTCGGTCTTCCCCCTACGGGCGAAGATCTGCGGATGTATTGA